A window from Musa acuminata AAA Group cultivar baxijiao chromosome BXJ3-10, Cavendish_Baxijiao_AAA, whole genome shotgun sequence encodes these proteins:
- the LOC135651897 gene encoding uncharacterized protein LOC135651897 produces MVTPSEASRHGGSGLEEIWKRELGPSLPRFFARRVGGSEALVKRMVSYGNLCGHKGCVNTIHFNPAGDLLVSGSDDKGIILWNWESKHKKFTYASGHMDNVFQALIMPFTEDRTIITSAADGQVRVGQIADNGIVTTKQLGTHRGRVHKLAIEPGSPHIFYSCGEDGLIQHFDLRSHAPTKLFLCSSFSDNKQPVRLNTIVIDPCNPYYFSVGGFDEYARVYDIRNYQWDASSSSDQPVNTYCPRHLIGSDNVHITGLAYSYMSELLVSYNDELIYLFERDMGLGPNPRFAPAANLDKIDQPQVYAGHRNSQTVKGVSFFGPSDEYVVSGSDCGHVYIWKKKHGHLVWMMAGDKHIVNCVEPHPFFPFLASSGYDKNVKLWTPGWPPSPLPRNVEEIMEANKRGREARARVSLSPDVIMHVLRLQRRQALAYIEHRPSTADLESDEDDDREAFVLGFADPETAEEGSNADPRECIIC; encoded by the exons ATGGTGACGCCTTCCGAGGCTTCCAGGCACGGAGGCAGCGGCTTAGAGGAGATCTGGAAGAGGGAGCTGGGCCCGTCTCTGCCTCGATTCTTCGCTCGCCGAGTCGGTGGTTCTGAG GCACTTGTAAAGCGAATGGTTTCGTATGGGAACTTGTGTGGCCATAAGGGTTGTGTAAATACTATACATTTTAACCCTGCTGGTGACCTTCTTGTCTCTGGTTCTGACGACAAAGGCATTATATTATGGAATTGGGAATCCAAACATAAAAAGTTCACTTATGCTTCTGGTCACATGGATAATGTTTTCCAGGCCTTAATTATGCCATTCACTGAGGACCGCACCATAATAACTTCTGCAGCTGATGGTCAG GTAAGGGTCGGCCAGATTGCAGACAATGGTATAGTCACAACCAAACAGCTGGGTACACATCGTGGTCGTGTACACAAACTTGCCATTGAACCTGGAAGTCCTCACATATTTTACAGCTGTGGCGAGGATGGCTTAATACAACAT TTTGATCTGCGAAGCCATGCCCCTACCAAACTTTTCTTGTGCTCTTCATTCTCAGACAACAAACAACCTGTAAGACTGAATACCATTGTCATAGACCCCTGCAACCCTTACTATTTTTCAGTAGGAGGCTTTGATGAATATGCACGAGTTTATGACATAAGAAACTATCAGTGGGATGCATCAAGTAGTTCTGACCAACCTGTGAATACTTACTGTCCTCGTCATCTTATTGGCTCTGATAATGTCCATATCACCGGACTTGCATATTCTTACATGAGTGAGTTGCTAGTCTCGTACAATGATGAGCTTATTTACCTGTTTGAGAGAGACATGGGTCTTGGTCCAAATCCACGGTTTGCTCCGGCTGCAAACTTGGACAAGATTGATCAGCCACAGGTGTATGCTGGCCACAGGAATTCACAAACTGTTAAGGGGGTCAGTTTCTTTGGACCCAGTGATGAGTATGTTGTCAGTGGATCAGATTGTGGTCATGTTTACATATGGAAGAAAAAACATGGCCACCTGGTGTGGATGATGGCTGGTGATAAGCACATTGTGAACTGTGTTGAGCCCCAtccttttttcccttttcttgctTCTAGTGGATATGATAAAAATGTAAAGCTGTGGACTCCAGGCTGGCCACCCTCTCCGCTCCCAAGGAATGTAGAAGAG ATTATGGAAGCTAATAAGCGAGGAAGAGAGGCTCGTGCACGAGTTTCACTCTCTCCTGATGTTATAATGCATGTTTTGAGGTTGCAGAGAAGGCAAGCTTTAGCTTACATCGAGCACAGACCCTCAACTGCAGACCTCGAGAGCGATGAAGACGATGACAGAGAGGCTTTCGTCCTAGGATTCGCAGATCCTGAGACTGCTGAAGAGGGTTCAAATGCTGATCCCAGAGAGTGCATAATCTGCTAa
- the LOC135651340 gene encoding probable serine/threonine-protein kinase PBL7 isoform X2, with the protein MGGCFPCAGEPKTVEKDQPHLPTGIRDKSKSNLSLDVKKESLADEKETSSNGSGHIAAQTFTFRELAAVTKNFRADCLLGEGGFGRVYKGKLESSNQIVAIKQLDRNSLQGNREFLVEVLMLSLLHHPNLVNLIGYCADGDQRLLVYEYMPLGSLEDHLHDLSPDKKRLDWNTRMKIAAGAAKGLEYLHDKASPPVIYRDLKCSNILLDEGYHPKLSDFGLAKLGPVGDNTHVSTRVMGTYGYCAPEYAMTGQLTIKSDIYSFGVVLLEIITGRRAIDNSRAAGEHNLVAWARPLFKDRRKFSQVVDPVLQGQYPPRGLYQALAVAAMCVQEQPALRPLIADVVTALSYLASQNFNPESQPNQNTSRSTTPGTPPRTRRDTEKRSGY; encoded by the exons ATGGGAGGGTGCTTTCCCTGCGCCGGAGAGCCAAAGACGGTCGAGAAGGATCAGCCCCATCTTCCGACAGGTATCCGAG ATAAGTCAAAATCCAATCTTTCTTTGGATGTTAAGAAAGAGAGCTTGGCGGATGAAAAGGAGACATCAAGTAATGGATCAGGACACATTGCTGCTCAGACATTTACGTTCAGAGAACTGGCTGCTGTAACAAAGAATTTTAGAGCTGATTGCCTATTGGGAGAGGGAGGATTTGGTCGAGTGTACAAGGGCAAATTGGAAAGTAGCAACCAG ATTGTGGCTATAAAGCAGCTTGACCGTAATAGCTTGCAAGGAAACAGAGAATTTCTTGTTGAGGTTCTTATGTTGAGCCTACTCCACCACCCTAATCTTGTTAACCTAATTGGTTATTGTGCTGATGGAGATCAAAGGCTTTTGGTCTATGAATATATGCCATTAGGATCCTTGGAAGACCATCTCCACG ACCTTTCTCCGGATAAGAAGCGACTTGACTGGAATACTCGAATGAAAATAGCAGCTGGTGCAGCGAAAGGCTTAGAGTATTTACATGATAAAGCCAGTCCTCCCGTTATATACCGTGATTTAAAATGCTCTAATATTTTGCTCGATGAGGGGTATCATCCGAAGTTATCTGATTTTGGCTTGGCAAAGCTTGGTCCTGTAGGCGATAACACACATGTTTCCACTAGGGTCATGGGTACCTATGGATATTGTGCACCTGAATATGCAATGACCGGACAGCTGACAATAAAATCAGATATTTATAGCTTTGGAGTTGTTCTTTTGGAGATCATCACTGGAAGAAGAGCCATTGACAATTCTAGAGCTGCAGGAGAGCACAATCTTGTTGCATGG GCACGACCACTGTTCAAAGACAGGAGAAAATTTTCACAGGTGGTTGATCCAGTGCTTCAGGGTCAGTATCCTCCAAGGGGTTTATATCAGGCGCTTGCTGTCGCTGCAATGTGCGTGCAGGAGCAACCTGCTTTGCGGCCCCTGATAGCTGATGTTGTTACAGCTCTTTCATACCTTGCTTCGCAAAATTTTAACCCCGAAAGCCAACCAAATCAGAACACCTCTCGTTCGACCACACCAGGTACACCCCCTCGAACCAGAAGGGACACTGAGAAGAGGTCCGGATATTGA
- the LOC135651340 gene encoding probable serine/threonine-protein kinase PBL7 isoform X1 encodes MGGCFPCAGEPKTVEKDQPHLPTGIRDKSKSNLSLDVKKESLADEKETSSNGSGHIAAQTFTFRELAAVTKNFRADCLLGEGGFGRVYKGKLESSNQIVAIKQLDRNSLQGNREFLVEVLMLSLLHHPNLVNLIGYCADGDQRLLVYEYMPLGSLEDHLHGISHLSPDKKRLDWNTRMKIAAGAAKGLEYLHDKASPPVIYRDLKCSNILLDEGYHPKLSDFGLAKLGPVGDNTHVSTRVMGTYGYCAPEYAMTGQLTIKSDIYSFGVVLLEIITGRRAIDNSRAAGEHNLVAWARPLFKDRRKFSQVVDPVLQGQYPPRGLYQALAVAAMCVQEQPALRPLIADVVTALSYLASQNFNPESQPNQNTSRSTTPGTPPRTRRDTEKRSGY; translated from the exons ATGGGAGGGTGCTTTCCCTGCGCCGGAGAGCCAAAGACGGTCGAGAAGGATCAGCCCCATCTTCCGACAGGTATCCGAG ATAAGTCAAAATCCAATCTTTCTTTGGATGTTAAGAAAGAGAGCTTGGCGGATGAAAAGGAGACATCAAGTAATGGATCAGGACACATTGCTGCTCAGACATTTACGTTCAGAGAACTGGCTGCTGTAACAAAGAATTTTAGAGCTGATTGCCTATTGGGAGAGGGAGGATTTGGTCGAGTGTACAAGGGCAAATTGGAAAGTAGCAACCAG ATTGTGGCTATAAAGCAGCTTGACCGTAATAGCTTGCAAGGAAACAGAGAATTTCTTGTTGAGGTTCTTATGTTGAGCCTACTCCACCACCCTAATCTTGTTAACCTAATTGGTTATTGTGCTGATGGAGATCAAAGGCTTTTGGTCTATGAATATATGCCATTAGGATCCTTGGAAGACCATCTCCACGGTATTTCAC ACCTTTCTCCGGATAAGAAGCGACTTGACTGGAATACTCGAATGAAAATAGCAGCTGGTGCAGCGAAAGGCTTAGAGTATTTACATGATAAAGCCAGTCCTCCCGTTATATACCGTGATTTAAAATGCTCTAATATTTTGCTCGATGAGGGGTATCATCCGAAGTTATCTGATTTTGGCTTGGCAAAGCTTGGTCCTGTAGGCGATAACACACATGTTTCCACTAGGGTCATGGGTACCTATGGATATTGTGCACCTGAATATGCAATGACCGGACAGCTGACAATAAAATCAGATATTTATAGCTTTGGAGTTGTTCTTTTGGAGATCATCACTGGAAGAAGAGCCATTGACAATTCTAGAGCTGCAGGAGAGCACAATCTTGTTGCATGG GCACGACCACTGTTCAAAGACAGGAGAAAATTTTCACAGGTGGTTGATCCAGTGCTTCAGGGTCAGTATCCTCCAAGGGGTTTATATCAGGCGCTTGCTGTCGCTGCAATGTGCGTGCAGGAGCAACCTGCTTTGCGGCCCCTGATAGCTGATGTTGTTACAGCTCTTTCATACCTTGCTTCGCAAAATTTTAACCCCGAAAGCCAACCAAATCAGAACACCTCTCGTTCGACCACACCAGGTACACCCCCTCGAACCAGAAGGGACACTGAGAAGAGGTCCGGATATTGA
- the LOC135651340 gene encoding probable serine/threonine-protein kinase PBL7 isoform X3, with amino-acid sequence MGGCFPCAGEPKTVEKDQPHLPTDKSKSNLSLDVKKESLADEKETSSNGSGHIAAQTFTFRELAAVTKNFRADCLLGEGGFGRVYKGKLESSNQIVAIKQLDRNSLQGNREFLVEVLMLSLLHHPNLVNLIGYCADGDQRLLVYEYMPLGSLEDHLHGISHLSPDKKRLDWNTRMKIAAGAAKGLEYLHDKASPPVIYRDLKCSNILLDEGYHPKLSDFGLAKLGPVGDNTHVSTRVMGTYGYCAPEYAMTGQLTIKSDIYSFGVVLLEIITGRRAIDNSRAAGEHNLVAWARPLFKDRRKFSQVVDPVLQGQYPPRGLYQALAVAAMCVQEQPALRPLIADVVTALSYLASQNFNPESQPNQNTSRSTTPGTPPRTRRDTEKRSGY; translated from the exons ATGGGAGGGTGCTTTCCCTGCGCCGGAGAGCCAAAGACGGTCGAGAAGGATCAGCCCCATCTTCCGACAG ATAAGTCAAAATCCAATCTTTCTTTGGATGTTAAGAAAGAGAGCTTGGCGGATGAAAAGGAGACATCAAGTAATGGATCAGGACACATTGCTGCTCAGACATTTACGTTCAGAGAACTGGCTGCTGTAACAAAGAATTTTAGAGCTGATTGCCTATTGGGAGAGGGAGGATTTGGTCGAGTGTACAAGGGCAAATTGGAAAGTAGCAACCAG ATTGTGGCTATAAAGCAGCTTGACCGTAATAGCTTGCAAGGAAACAGAGAATTTCTTGTTGAGGTTCTTATGTTGAGCCTACTCCACCACCCTAATCTTGTTAACCTAATTGGTTATTGTGCTGATGGAGATCAAAGGCTTTTGGTCTATGAATATATGCCATTAGGATCCTTGGAAGACCATCTCCACGGTATTTCAC ACCTTTCTCCGGATAAGAAGCGACTTGACTGGAATACTCGAATGAAAATAGCAGCTGGTGCAGCGAAAGGCTTAGAGTATTTACATGATAAAGCCAGTCCTCCCGTTATATACCGTGATTTAAAATGCTCTAATATTTTGCTCGATGAGGGGTATCATCCGAAGTTATCTGATTTTGGCTTGGCAAAGCTTGGTCCTGTAGGCGATAACACACATGTTTCCACTAGGGTCATGGGTACCTATGGATATTGTGCACCTGAATATGCAATGACCGGACAGCTGACAATAAAATCAGATATTTATAGCTTTGGAGTTGTTCTTTTGGAGATCATCACTGGAAGAAGAGCCATTGACAATTCTAGAGCTGCAGGAGAGCACAATCTTGTTGCATGG GCACGACCACTGTTCAAAGACAGGAGAAAATTTTCACAGGTGGTTGATCCAGTGCTTCAGGGTCAGTATCCTCCAAGGGGTTTATATCAGGCGCTTGCTGTCGCTGCAATGTGCGTGCAGGAGCAACCTGCTTTGCGGCCCCTGATAGCTGATGTTGTTACAGCTCTTTCATACCTTGCTTCGCAAAATTTTAACCCCGAAAGCCAACCAAATCAGAACACCTCTCGTTCGACCACACCAGGTACACCCCCTCGAACCAGAAGGGACACTGAGAAGAGGTCCGGATATTGA
- the LOC135651340 gene encoding probable serine/threonine-protein kinase PBL7 isoform X4 has product MGGCFPCAGEPKTVEKDQPHLPTDKSKSNLSLDVKKESLADEKETSSNGSGHIAAQTFTFRELAAVTKNFRADCLLGEGGFGRVYKGKLESSNQIVAIKQLDRNSLQGNREFLVEVLMLSLLHHPNLVNLIGYCADGDQRLLVYEYMPLGSLEDHLHDLSPDKKRLDWNTRMKIAAGAAKGLEYLHDKASPPVIYRDLKCSNILLDEGYHPKLSDFGLAKLGPVGDNTHVSTRVMGTYGYCAPEYAMTGQLTIKSDIYSFGVVLLEIITGRRAIDNSRAAGEHNLVAWARPLFKDRRKFSQVVDPVLQGQYPPRGLYQALAVAAMCVQEQPALRPLIADVVTALSYLASQNFNPESQPNQNTSRSTTPGTPPRTRRDTEKRSGY; this is encoded by the exons ATGGGAGGGTGCTTTCCCTGCGCCGGAGAGCCAAAGACGGTCGAGAAGGATCAGCCCCATCTTCCGACAG ATAAGTCAAAATCCAATCTTTCTTTGGATGTTAAGAAAGAGAGCTTGGCGGATGAAAAGGAGACATCAAGTAATGGATCAGGACACATTGCTGCTCAGACATTTACGTTCAGAGAACTGGCTGCTGTAACAAAGAATTTTAGAGCTGATTGCCTATTGGGAGAGGGAGGATTTGGTCGAGTGTACAAGGGCAAATTGGAAAGTAGCAACCAG ATTGTGGCTATAAAGCAGCTTGACCGTAATAGCTTGCAAGGAAACAGAGAATTTCTTGTTGAGGTTCTTATGTTGAGCCTACTCCACCACCCTAATCTTGTTAACCTAATTGGTTATTGTGCTGATGGAGATCAAAGGCTTTTGGTCTATGAATATATGCCATTAGGATCCTTGGAAGACCATCTCCACG ACCTTTCTCCGGATAAGAAGCGACTTGACTGGAATACTCGAATGAAAATAGCAGCTGGTGCAGCGAAAGGCTTAGAGTATTTACATGATAAAGCCAGTCCTCCCGTTATATACCGTGATTTAAAATGCTCTAATATTTTGCTCGATGAGGGGTATCATCCGAAGTTATCTGATTTTGGCTTGGCAAAGCTTGGTCCTGTAGGCGATAACACACATGTTTCCACTAGGGTCATGGGTACCTATGGATATTGTGCACCTGAATATGCAATGACCGGACAGCTGACAATAAAATCAGATATTTATAGCTTTGGAGTTGTTCTTTTGGAGATCATCACTGGAAGAAGAGCCATTGACAATTCTAGAGCTGCAGGAGAGCACAATCTTGTTGCATGG GCACGACCACTGTTCAAAGACAGGAGAAAATTTTCACAGGTGGTTGATCCAGTGCTTCAGGGTCAGTATCCTCCAAGGGGTTTATATCAGGCGCTTGCTGTCGCTGCAATGTGCGTGCAGGAGCAACCTGCTTTGCGGCCCCTGATAGCTGATGTTGTTACAGCTCTTTCATACCTTGCTTCGCAAAATTTTAACCCCGAAAGCCAACCAAATCAGAACACCTCTCGTTCGACCACACCAGGTACACCCCCTCGAACCAGAAGGGACACTGAGAAGAGGTCCGGATATTGA
- the LOC104000936 gene encoding arogenate dehydratase/prephenate dehydratase 2, chloroplastic, whose product MNSTPFTRTPSFKPRFGTEGGRISNGNKQPTRVAVRPRPIALAMASDHGGGGAAAADGGINNAAGLGLRASLEETTADVACKDSQSLPRPLSISDVSGSVNGSRFRVAYQGLPGAYSEAAAAKAYPNCEAVPCEQFDTAFDAVERWLVDRAVLPIENSLGGSIHRNYDLLLRHNLHIVGEVKYAVRHCLLANHGVKKEDLKRVLSHPQALAQCETTLAKLGVVRESVDDTAGAANFIATHKLQDAGAVASSLAAEIYGLDILARDIQDDSDNITRFLMLAREPIIPVIDRPFKTSIVFSLEEGPGVLFKALAVFALRDINLTKIESRPRKNKPLRITDDGSNGPLKYFDYLFYVDFEASMASHNAQNALRHLKEFATFLKVLGSYPRDMSEA is encoded by the exons ATGAATTCTACCCCGTTCACTCGCACTCCATCGTTCAAACCGCGGTTCGGGACGGAGGGCGGCCGGATATCCAACGGAAATAAGCAGCCTACCCGGGTCGCCGTTCGGCCGCGCCCGATCGCCCTCGCGATGGCATCGGACCATGGCGGGGgaggcgccgccgccgccgatggCGGTATCAACAACGCCGCGGGTCTCGGGCTTAGGGCGTCGCTGGAGGAGACCACTGCCGACGTCGCCTGCAAGGATTCCCAGTCTCTGCCTC GGCCTCTATCCATATCTGATGTCTCTGGTTCGGTTAATGGATCGAGATTTCGCGTTGCGTACCAG GGGCTCCCGGGTGCATACAGTGAAGCTGCGGCAGCCAAGGCGTATCCAAACTGTGAAGCGGTTCCATGCGAGCAGTTTGATACTGCCTTTGAT GCTGTTGAACGTTGGCTTGTTGATCGGGCAGTTCTACCTATTGAAAATTCACTAGGTGGTAGCATCCATCGCAATTATGACCTTTTACTTCGCCATAATTTGCACATTGTCGGGGAAGTAAAATATGCAGTTCGGCATTGTTTACTAGCTAATCATGgagtgaaaaaggaagatctgAAAAGAGTTCTCAGCCACCCTCAG gCCCTTGCACAGTGCGAGACTACACTTGCAAAATTAGGGGTTGTCAGAGAATCTGTAGATGACACAGCGGGAGCTGCAAAT TTTATTGCTACCCACAAACTCCAAGATGCAGGGGCTGTTGCCAGTTCATTAGCCGCTGAAATATATGGACTGGATATCCTTGCCCGAGATATTCAG GATGACTCCGACAATATTACTAGATTCCTGATGCTGGCACGGGAACCCATTATTCCAGTAATTGATAGACCTTTTAAG ACAAGCATAGTTTTTTCTCTCGAAGAAGGCCCGGGTGTGCTTTTCAAGGCACTTGCTGTTTTTGCTTTGAGGGATATCAACCTTACAAAG ATTGAAAGTCGTCCCAGGAAGAATAAGCCATTACGCATAACTGACGATGGCAGCAATGGACCTTTAAA GTATTTCGACTATCTCTTCTACGTAGATTTTGAAGCATCAATGGCTTCACACAATGCCCAAAATGCCCTTAGGCACCTGAAG GAATTTGCGACATTCTTGAAAGTCTTGGGGAGTTATCCTAGGGACATGAGTGAGGCATGA
- the LOC135651341 gene encoding probable protein phosphatase 2C 60 codes for MVALMKIVRPCWKPAPEEGRGRGGGSPARADGLLWYKDLGRHAVGEFSMAVAQANNLLEDGSQIESGPLSWSEEAPGPHGTFVGVYDGHGGPEASRYINERLFLHLKQFASEQQDMSVDVIKKAFSATEEGFISFVRKQWFTKPQIASVGSCCLVGVVSGGILYVANLGDSRAVLGRFDGGFREVTAVQMCPEHNASFESVREELHSLHPNDPQIVVLKHKVWRVKGLIQVSRSIGDAYLKDAEFNREPLLSKFRLPEPFQKPILSAEPSIVTHKLCPEDQFIIFASDGLWEHLSNQEAVDMIQNYPRNGIARRLVKAALQEAAKKREMRYSDLKKIDRGVRRHFHDDITVIVLFLDPALISRNFYHGPVLSLKGAGVPV; via the exons ATGGTCGCGCTGATGAAGATCGTTAGGCCTTGCTGGAAGCCGGCGCCGGAGGAAGGGAGAGGCCGCGGCGGTGGGTCCCCCGCCCGCGCCGATGGCCTCCTCTGGTACAAGGATCTCGGCCGCCACGCCGTGGGGGAGTTCTCCATGGCGGTGGCGCAGGCGAATAACCTGCTGGAGGACGGTAGCCAGATCGAGTCCGGGCCGCTGAGCTGGAGCGAGGAGGCGCCCGGGCCCCACGGCACGTTCGTCGGGGTCTACGACGGGCACGGCGGACCCGAGGCGTCGCGCTACATCAATGAGCGTTTGTTCCTCCACCTCAAAC AGTTTGCTTCAGAACAGCAAGACATGTCAGTAGATGTCATAAAGAAAGCATTTTCAGCGACAGAAGAGGGATTTATCTCTTTTGTAAGAAAGCAGTGGTTCACTAAGCCGCAGATTGCCTCTGTCGGTTCATGTTGTTTGGTTGGTGTTGTATCTGGGGGAATACTTTATGTTGCAAATCTTGGGGATTCCCGTGCAGTGCTTGGGAGATTTGACGGAGGGTTTAGAGAGGTTACAGCAGTCCAAATGTGCCCCGAGCACAATGCGAGCTTTGAATCTGTGAGAGAGGAATTGCATTCATTGCATCCCAATGACCCACAGATTGTGGTTTTGAAGCATAAGGTTTGGCGTGTCAAAGGCCTCATACAG GTTTCAAGGTCCATTGGAGACGCGTATTTGAAAGACGCAGAGTTCAACCGTGAACCTCTACTATCAAAATTTCGACTTCCTGAACCCTTCCAAAAACCAATCCTTAGTGCCGAGCCATCGATAGTGACACATAAACTCTGTCCTGAAgatcaatttataatatttgcATCAGATGGTCTATGGGAGCATTTGAGCAATCAAGAAGCTGTGGATATGATCCAGAACTACCCTCGTAAT GGTATAGCAAGAAGACTTGTCAAAGCTGCACTTCAAGAGGCAGCAAAGAAAAGAGAAATGAGATATTCTGACCTGAAAAAGATCGATCGTGGAGTGAGGAGACACTTCCATGATGATATAACCGTCATAGTGCTATTTCTAGATCCTGCTCTAATAAGTAGGAACTTCTACCATGGTCCTGTACTTTCACTTAAAGGAGCTGGTGTCCCTGTCTAA